From one Actinomyces sp. Marseille-P3109 genomic stretch:
- the fbaA gene encoding class II fructose-bisphosphate aldolase, with protein sequence MAIATPESYADMLDRAKAGKYAIPAINVTSSQTLSAALKGFADAESDGIVQISNGGAAYWSGSSRLDRVKGSIAFAAYARAVGDLYPVTIGLHTDHCPKKLLADWIHPLLEIEAEQVKNGELPMFNSHMWDGSAEALDDNIEIAVDMLKRAKAANVVLEIEIGAVGGEEDGIKGEENANLYTTADDAWKAAEALGLGENGRYITALTFGNVHGSYKPGHVKLRPEILGEIQDDVAKRLGDRLSSKVGDKSSPFDLVMHGGSGSTDEEIATAVRNGVIKMNVDTDTQYAFTRPVAGWMYTNYEGVLKIDGEVGNKKQYDPRAWGKAAEEGMAARVVEACERLGSVGSARK encoded by the coding sequence GTGGCCATTGCAACCCCGGAGTCCTACGCCGACATGCTTGACCGCGCGAAGGCCGGCAAGTACGCCATTCCCGCGATCAACGTCACCTCGTCCCAGACTCTGTCCGCCGCCCTCAAGGGCTTCGCCGACGCCGAGTCCGACGGCATCGTCCAGATCTCCAACGGTGGTGCCGCCTACTGGTCCGGGTCCTCGCGCCTCGACCGCGTCAAGGGCTCGATCGCCTTTGCCGCCTACGCCCGCGCCGTGGGTGACCTCTACCCCGTCACCATCGGTCTGCACACCGACCACTGCCCCAAGAAGCTCCTGGCCGACTGGATCCACCCGCTCCTGGAGATCGAGGCCGAGCAGGTCAAGAACGGCGAGCTGCCGATGTTCAACTCCCACATGTGGGACGGCTCCGCCGAGGCCCTCGACGACAACATCGAGATCGCCGTCGACATGCTCAAGCGGGCCAAGGCCGCCAACGTCGTCCTCGAGATCGAGATCGGCGCCGTGGGCGGCGAGGAGGACGGCATCAAGGGCGAGGAGAACGCCAACCTCTACACCACTGCCGACGACGCCTGGAAGGCCGCCGAGGCCCTCGGCCTGGGCGAGAACGGCCGCTACATCACCGCCCTGACCTTCGGCAACGTGCACGGCTCCTACAAGCCCGGCCACGTCAAGCTCCGCCCGGAGATCCTCGGTGAGATCCAGGACGATGTGGCCAAGCGCCTCGGTGACCGTCTGTCCTCCAAGGTCGGTGACAAGAGCTCGCCCTTCGACCTGGTCATGCACGGCGGCTCCGGCTCTACCGACGAGGAGATCGCCACCGCGGTGCGCAACGGCGTCATCAAGATGAACGTCGACACCGACACCCAGTACGCCTTCACCCGCCCAGTCGCCGGCTGGATGTACACCAACTACGAGGGCGTCCTCAAGATCGACGGCGAGGTCGGCAACAAGAAGCAGTACGACCCGCGCGCCTGGGGCAAGGCCGCCGAGGAGGGCATGGCCGCCCGCGTCGTCGAGGCCTGCGAGCGCCTCGGCTCCGTCGGCTCCGCCCGCAAGTGA
- the tpx gene encoding thiol peroxidase, with protein sequence MASITFHGDPVSTVGELPAVGSPAPAFDLVGADLAPVTSQSLAGRRVVLNIFPSVDTGVCAASVRQFNKLASELDNTTVVCVSADLPFAGSRFCGAEGLNNVVTGSSFRSTFGADYGVTLADGPLAGLLSRAVVVLDESGKVVYTEQVPEVGQEPDYDAAVAALS encoded by the coding sequence ATGGCTTCAATTACCTTTCATGGAGACCCTGTCAGCACCGTCGGCGAGCTGCCCGCTGTGGGATCGCCCGCGCCCGCCTTCGACCTCGTGGGCGCCGACCTCGCGCCGGTGACCAGCCAGTCCCTGGCCGGCCGCCGCGTGGTCCTCAACATCTTCCCCTCGGTGGACACCGGGGTGTGCGCCGCCTCCGTGCGCCAGTTCAACAAGCTGGCCTCCGAGCTGGACAACACGACCGTGGTCTGCGTCTCCGCCGACCTGCCCTTCGCCGGCTCCCGCTTCTGCGGCGCCGAGGGGCTGAACAACGTGGTCACCGGTTCCAGCTTCCGCTCCACCTTCGGTGCCGACTACGGCGTCACCCTGGCCGACGGCCCGCTGGCCGGTCTGCTGTCCCGCGCCGTCGTCGTCCTCGACGAGTCCGGCAAGGTCGTCTACACCGAGCAGGTTCCCGAGGTCGGCCAGGAACCCGACTACGACGCCGCCGTGGCCGCCCTGTCCTGA
- a CDS encoding helix-turn-helix transcriptional regulator, with protein sequence METVVAAAGVSGETLGAFLRTRRDGVTPQALGLSSYGTPRRVPGLRREELAQLAGLSAGYYTRLEQGQAGRVSAQVLDALARVLHLDDTETAHLHNLARGPALSRLETPDEEEPGSHVLALLHALGESVPAILLGRRGDVLAWNRTGHALLAPHLDEDSPRDPDTRPSIPRMFFLDPVHRSLYRNWDYLARIHVGYLRLTAGAHPMDAQLAGLIGELVMHSQVFAGLWSSGGVADCTTGPMDLSHPDVGRVDVDYQIWLQPDSPDHRLEVYTPRDDSSRKALSLLSAQASC encoded by the coding sequence GTGGAGACAGTGGTGGCCGCGGCGGGGGTCTCCGGCGAGACGCTGGGAGCGTTCCTGAGGACTCGTCGAGACGGGGTGACCCCTCAGGCCCTCGGTTTGAGCTCGTACGGAACTCCTCGACGCGTCCCGGGGCTGCGGCGTGAGGAGCTGGCCCAGCTGGCCGGGCTGAGCGCGGGCTACTACACCCGCCTTGAGCAGGGGCAGGCGGGTCGCGTCTCCGCCCAGGTGCTTGATGCCCTGGCTCGGGTCCTTCATCTCGACGATACCGAGACGGCGCACCTGCACAACCTCGCCCGCGGTCCCGCCCTGTCCCGGCTGGAGACGCCGGATGAGGAGGAGCCCGGCTCCCATGTGCTCGCGTTGCTGCATGCGTTGGGCGAGAGTGTCCCGGCGATCCTGCTGGGGCGGCGAGGAGATGTGCTGGCCTGGAATCGGACCGGGCATGCTCTGCTGGCTCCGCACCTGGATGAAGACTCGCCGCGCGATCCTGACACCAGGCCATCCATTCCGCGGATGTTCTTCCTGGACCCCGTGCACCGCAGCCTGTACCGCAACTGGGACTACCTGGCGCGTATCCACGTGGGCTACCTGCGTCTGACCGCTGGCGCGCATCCCATGGACGCGCAGTTGGCCGGGCTCATCGGAGAGCTCGTCATGCACAGCCAGGTCTTCGCCGGGCTGTGGTCCTCCGGCGGAGTCGCCGACTGCACCACCGGCCCGATGGATCTGAGCCACCCGGATGTCGGCCGCGTGGATGTCGATTACCAGATCTGGCTTCAACCGGACAGTCCCGATCACCGTCTCGAGGTGTACACGCCTCGAGACGACTCCTCGCGCAAGGCGCTGAGTCTCCTTTCCGCCCAGGCCTCCTGCTAG
- a CDS encoding carbohydrate ABC transporter permease has translation MSTAVQTHVPAAAVSASKAGRKAARYTPGQNALVGVLAVLALVWVVPLAFILINSFKGKFYIADSPFALPTAKTFAGLDNYATGLALSGFASAMGWSLFITVGSVVVIVFLTAMTAYYITRIKTWWTSAIYYAFAFSMIAPFQMVMFPTVKVADLLGLATPWGMIVLYLGFGGGLSVFLFAGFIKSIPMEIEEAAYMDGCSPLQTYFKVVMPLLKPTAVTVAILNAMWVWNDFLLPNLVIGQDERYKTIPIVIQSLVGSNGNRDMGAQMAMLVFAIVPIVAFYLFGQKHIIEGVAAGAVKG, from the coding sequence GTGAGCACCGCCGTCCAGACCCATGTCCCCGCAGCCGCCGTGTCCGCCAGCAAGGCGGGTCGGAAAGCGGCCCGGTACACGCCCGGTCAGAATGCGCTCGTGGGGGTGCTGGCCGTCCTGGCCCTCGTGTGGGTCGTCCCCCTGGCCTTCATCCTCATCAACTCCTTCAAGGGCAAGTTCTACATCGCCGACAGTCCCTTCGCCCTGCCGACCGCGAAGACCTTCGCCGGCCTGGACAACTATGCCACCGGCCTGGCCCTGTCCGGCTTCGCCAGCGCCATGGGCTGGTCGCTGTTCATCACGGTGGGCTCCGTCGTCGTCATCGTCTTCCTGACGGCGATGACCGCCTACTACATCACCCGCATCAAGACCTGGTGGACCTCGGCGATCTACTACGCCTTCGCCTTCTCCATGATCGCGCCCTTCCAGATGGTCATGTTCCCCACCGTCAAGGTGGCCGATCTGCTCGGCCTGGCCACGCCCTGGGGCATGATCGTCCTCTACCTCGGCTTCGGCGGCGGTCTGTCGGTGTTCCTGTTCGCCGGCTTCATCAAGTCGATCCCCATGGAGATCGAGGAGGCCGCCTACATGGACGGGTGCTCCCCGCTGCAGACCTACTTCAAGGTAGTCATGCCGCTGCTCAAGCCGACGGCGGTCACGGTGGCGATCCTCAACGCCATGTGGGTGTGGAACGACTTCCTCCTGCCCAACCTCGTCATCGGCCAGGACGAGCGGTACAAGACGATTCCGATCGTCATCCAGTCGCTCGTCGGGTCCAACGGCAACCGAGACATGGGCGCCCAGATGGCCATGCTCGTCTTCGCCATCGTCCCGATCGTGGCCTTCTACCTCTTCGGTCAGAAGCACATCATCGAGGGCGTGGCCGCGGGCGCGGTCAAGGGCTGA
- a CDS encoding exodeoxyribonuclease III, whose translation MRLATWNVNSVRTRVDRVLAFLERENIDALAMQEIKCRPDQFPVEPFETAGYQLAIHGLNQWNGVAIASRVGLDDVVTSFPGQPGWATGPETEPTVEARALGATVGTASGATPVRLWSLYVPNGRELTHPHYTYKLDWLRVLCDDVATWLEAEPDLPLALVGDWNVAPRDEDVWDMSAFEGATHVSEPEREAFTAFAEAGMHEVTRERVTNYTYWDYQKLRFPRNEGMRIDFVYASPALADRVTGAAIDRNERKGKGASDHVPVIVEVD comes from the coding sequence ATGCGCCTGGCCACCTGGAACGTCAACTCCGTCCGCACCCGCGTCGACCGCGTCCTGGCCTTCTTGGAGCGGGAGAACATCGACGCCCTGGCCATGCAGGAGATCAAGTGCCGACCAGACCAGTTCCCGGTCGAGCCCTTCGAGACAGCCGGCTATCAGCTGGCGATCCACGGCCTCAACCAGTGGAACGGGGTGGCGATCGCCTCACGTGTCGGACTCGACGACGTCGTCACCTCCTTCCCCGGTCAACCCGGGTGGGCCACCGGGCCCGAGACCGAGCCGACCGTTGAGGCCCGGGCTCTCGGGGCGACGGTGGGCACGGCGTCGGGGGCGACTCCGGTGCGCCTGTGGAGCCTGTACGTGCCCAACGGCCGCGAGCTCACCCACCCGCACTACACGTACAAGCTGGACTGGCTGCGGGTCCTGTGCGACGACGTCGCCACCTGGCTGGAGGCCGAGCCCGACCTGCCGCTGGCGCTGGTGGGCGACTGGAACGTGGCGCCGAGGGACGAGGACGTGTGGGACATGAGCGCCTTCGAGGGCGCCACCCACGTCTCAGAGCCGGAGCGGGAGGCCTTCACCGCCTTCGCCGAGGCGGGCATGCACGAGGTCACGCGCGAGCGGGTCACCAACTACACGTACTGGGACTACCAGAAACTGCGCTTCCCGAGGAACGAGGGCATGCGCATCGACTTCGTCTACGCCTCGCCGGCCCTGGCGGATCGGGTCACCGGCGCCGCCATCGACCGCAACGAGCGCAAGGGCAAGGGCGCCTCCGACCACGTCCCCGTCATCGTCGAGGTCGACTGA
- a CDS encoding adenylosuccinate synthase yields MPAVVVVGTQWGDEGKGKATDQLGQDVDYVVKFNGGNNAGHTVVIDGEKFAFHLLPAGVLTPGVTPMIGNGVVVDLEVLFSEIAEIESRGKDASSLLISANAHIIPSYNRVLDRTTERFLGSRQLGTTGRGIGPTYADKMNRVGIRVQDLFDESILRQKVHSALDQKNSLFLKVFNRAAIDADAVADELLSYAERVRPMVVDCSLVLNSALDKGRTVLFEAGQATMLDIDHGTYPFVTSSNPTSGGACTGTGVGPTRIDSVVGVVKAYTTRVGEGPFPTELHDEVGERLRTEGGEFGVTTGRPRRCGWHDAVVTRYAARVNGLTDLVMTKLDVLTGHETIPVCVAYDIDGTVTQEMPLTQSDFHHAVPVYEELPGWSEDISEVRRFADLPRAARDYVLRIEELAHCRVSAIGVGPGREATISRYPLVG; encoded by the coding sequence ATGCCAGCCGTTGTCGTCGTCGGGACCCAGTGGGGGGACGAGGGAAAGGGCAAGGCGACTGACCAGCTCGGTCAGGACGTCGACTACGTCGTCAAGTTCAATGGCGGCAACAACGCCGGCCACACCGTGGTCATCGACGGCGAGAAGTTCGCCTTCCACCTCCTGCCGGCCGGTGTGCTCACCCCCGGGGTCACCCCCATGATCGGCAACGGCGTCGTCGTCGACCTGGAGGTCCTCTTCAGCGAGATCGCCGAGATCGAGTCTCGTGGCAAGGACGCCTCCAGCCTCCTCATCAGCGCCAACGCCCACATCATCCCCTCCTACAACCGGGTCCTGGACCGCACCACCGAGCGCTTCCTGGGGTCGCGCCAGCTGGGCACCACCGGCCGCGGGATCGGCCCCACTTACGCGGACAAGATGAACCGTGTGGGCATCCGAGTCCAGGACCTCTTCGACGAGTCGATCCTGCGTCAGAAGGTCCACTCGGCCCTGGACCAGAAGAACAGCCTCTTCCTCAAGGTCTTCAACCGGGCGGCCATTGACGCCGACGCCGTCGCCGACGAGCTGCTCTCCTACGCCGAGCGGGTCCGCCCCATGGTTGTGGACTGCTCCCTGGTGCTCAACAGCGCCCTCGACAAGGGCAGGACCGTCCTGTTCGAGGCCGGCCAGGCCACGATGCTCGACATCGACCACGGGACCTACCCCTTCGTCACCTCCTCCAACCCCACCTCCGGTGGCGCCTGCACCGGTACCGGTGTGGGACCCACCCGGATCGACTCGGTGGTCGGGGTCGTCAAGGCCTACACGACGCGCGTGGGGGAGGGGCCCTTCCCCACCGAGCTGCACGACGAGGTGGGTGAGCGCCTGCGTACCGAGGGCGGCGAGTTCGGTGTCACCACCGGCCGGCCGCGCCGCTGTGGCTGGCACGACGCCGTCGTCACCCGCTACGCGGCCCGCGTCAACGGGCTCACCGACCTGGTCATGACCAAGCTCGACGTCCTCACCGGCCACGAGACCATCCCCGTGTGCGTCGCCTACGACATTGACGGCACCGTCACCCAGGAGATGCCGCTGACCCAGTCCGACTTCCACCACGCCGTTCCCGTCTACGAGGAGCTGCCCGGCTGGAGTGAGGACATCAGCGAGGTGCGCCGCTTCGCCGACCTGCCACGGGCCGCCCGGGACTACGTGCTGCGCATTGAGGAGCTGGCCCACTGCCGGGTCTCCGCGATCGGCGTCGGGCCGGGGCGCGAGGCCACGATCTCGCGTTACCCACTCGTGGGCTGA
- a CDS encoding DUF624 domain-containing protein: MALFPGPDSPAYRAWSAAADVVILNALTLAGCLPVVTAGASLTACARVAGEMAADDDPAVAATWWRSFRLNLRQSLAWWLPVLVLLALGSWEYLVLADGIATGDQHGSQQGGLGGASSAVAGLVLAGGALLAAILTWLLPLAAFFDAPLTRHLSNAARLAVGRLGLTVICLAVLAAPVAALWGLPAMRTAALWFMVLIGPAFQAYLIALLQRSTIAGLTAAAQPSS; this comes from the coding sequence TTGGCGCTGTTCCCCGGTCCCGACAGCCCGGCCTACCGGGCGTGGTCCGCGGCGGCCGACGTCGTCATCCTCAACGCCCTCACCCTGGCCGGCTGCCTGCCGGTGGTGACGGCCGGCGCCTCCCTGACGGCCTGTGCGCGTGTGGCCGGTGAGATGGCGGCCGACGACGACCCGGCGGTTGCCGCCACCTGGTGGCGATCCTTCCGCCTCAACCTGCGCCAGTCGCTGGCCTGGTGGCTGCCGGTGCTCGTGCTGCTGGCCCTCGGCTCCTGGGAGTACCTGGTCCTGGCCGACGGCATCGCCACGGGTGACCAGCACGGCAGCCAGCAAGGCGGCCTGGGTGGTGCGAGCAGCGCCGTGGCCGGGCTGGTGCTGGCCGGGGGAGCTCTCCTGGCCGCGATCCTCACTTGGCTGCTGCCGCTGGCGGCCTTCTTCGACGCGCCACTGACCCGGCACCTGTCCAACGCCGCACGGCTCGCCGTCGGCCGCCTGGGGCTGACGGTTATCTGCCTGGCGGTCCTGGCGGCTCCGGTGGCCGCCCTCTGGGGGCTGCCCGCCATGAGGACAGCCGCCCTCTGGTTCATGGTCCTCATCGGCCCGGCCTTCCAGGCCTACCTCATCGCCCTGCTCCAGCGCTCCACCATCGCCGGGCTCACGGCCGCTGCCCAGCCCTCCTCCTGA
- a CDS encoding carbohydrate ABC transporter permease — MTKALKKFFPVFAGPTLLAFMIAFIVPFFMGLYLSFTKFSTLTNARFVGTDNYARALGERSDFPQALLFTAVVSIISIITVNLGAFALAYFLTRKLRGTNFFRAVFFMPNLIGGIVLGYTWQVMLNAILQRWGQTIVNDWRLGLAGLVMLVNWQLMGYMMVIYIAGLQNVPPELIEASQIDGAGRWQTLRNVTLPMIMPSITICLFLTLANTFKMYDQNLALTNGAPAKQTQMAALSIVNTMYKKIGQEGVAQAEAVIFFLIVAAIALIQLRATRSKEVDA, encoded by the coding sequence ATGACCAAGGCACTGAAAAAGTTCTTCCCAGTATTTGCGGGGCCGACCCTGTTGGCCTTCATGATCGCGTTCATCGTCCCCTTCTTCATGGGGCTCTATCTCTCCTTCACCAAGTTCAGCACCCTGACCAACGCGCGGTTCGTGGGCACTGACAACTACGCCAGGGCCCTGGGGGAGCGCAGTGACTTCCCGCAGGCCCTCCTCTTCACCGCCGTCGTCTCGATCATCTCCATCATCACGGTGAATCTGGGCGCCTTCGCCCTGGCCTACTTCCTGACCCGCAAGCTGCGTGGAACCAACTTCTTCCGCGCCGTCTTCTTCATGCCCAACCTCATCGGCGGCATCGTCCTGGGCTACACCTGGCAGGTCATGCTCAACGCGATCCTGCAGCGCTGGGGCCAGACCATCGTCAACGACTGGCGTCTGGGTCTGGCCGGCCTGGTCATGCTCGTCAACTGGCAGCTCATGGGCTACATGATGGTCATCTACATCGCCGGCCTGCAGAACGTGCCGCCTGAGCTCATCGAGGCCTCTCAGATCGACGGCGCCGGCAGGTGGCAGACGCTGCGCAACGTGACCCTGCCGATGATCATGCCCTCGATCACCATCTGCCTGTTCCTCACCCTGGCCAACACCTTCAAGATGTACGACCAGAACCTCGCCCTGACCAACGGGGCCCCGGCCAAGCAGACCCAGATGGCCGCGCTCAGCATCGTCAACACGATGTACAAGAAGATCGGCCAGGAGGGTGTCGCCCAGGCCGAGGCCGTCATCTTCTTCCTCATCGTCGCCGCCATCGCGCTCATCCAGCTGCGCGCCACTCGTTCCAAGGAGGTTGACGCGTGA
- a CDS encoding SDR family NAD(P)-dependent oxidoreductase, whose translation MGTALVTGATSGLGLEFAWQLAQARHDLVLVARTPERLREVAEEMRQFAGVQVEVLQADLSQRDELELVAERLREKSRPVGLLVNNAGFGLGQSFVGGDLAREEQALDAMVRAVMVASHAAAGAMVERGRGAILNVSSIAAHTVVGTYAAHKAWVLRFTEGLAVELAGTGVTATALCPGLVHTGFHAAAGIDETQWKGPVWLDAERVAVEGLAAVRRGQVICTPSLRYRSVNAALRLAPRWLVRRMADDPERSGRQPE comes from the coding sequence ATGGGAACAGCACTTGTCACCGGGGCCACCAGTGGCCTCGGTCTGGAGTTCGCCTGGCAGCTGGCTCAGGCACGTCATGATCTCGTCCTCGTTGCGCGCACGCCCGAGCGCCTGCGGGAGGTGGCCGAGGAGATGCGGCAGTTCGCCGGCGTTCAGGTGGAGGTCCTGCAGGCCGACCTGTCTCAGCGTGACGAGCTCGAGCTCGTCGCCGAGCGTCTGCGTGAGAAGAGCAGGCCCGTCGGGCTCCTGGTCAACAACGCCGGCTTCGGCCTGGGGCAGAGCTTCGTCGGTGGGGACCTGGCCCGGGAGGAGCAGGCTCTTGACGCCATGGTGCGGGCCGTGATGGTGGCCTCACACGCGGCCGCCGGCGCCATGGTCGAGCGCGGCCGCGGCGCCATCCTCAACGTCTCCTCCATTGCTGCGCACACCGTCGTGGGCACCTACGCGGCCCACAAGGCCTGGGTGCTCCGGTTCACCGAGGGGCTGGCCGTTGAGCTCGCGGGCACCGGCGTGACCGCGACGGCGCTGTGCCCCGGGCTCGTCCACACCGGCTTCCACGCGGCGGCCGGCATCGATGAGACCCAGTGGAAGGGGCCGGTGTGGCTGGATGCCGAGCGGGTCGCCGTCGAAGGACTGGCGGCGGTGCGCCGCGGCCAGGTCATTTGCACCCCGAGCCTGCGCTACCGCAGCGTCAACGCCGCTCTGCGGCTGGCTCCCCGCTGGCTCGTGCGTCGAATGGCCGACGATCCCGAGCGCTCCGGCCGTCAGCCGGAGTAA
- the pyrE gene encoding orotate phosphoribosyltransferase produces the protein MSTNDSHIARLAELVNELSVVRGKVTLASGLESDFYVDMRRATLHHEAAPLIGHVMLDMLEEAGLGTDEIDAVGGLTMGADPVAASMLHAAASRGLDLDAFVVRKAAKDHGMRRRIEGPDVTGCSVVVLEDTSTTGGSPLEAVEALREAGADVRAVAVIVDRATGARERIEAAGLPYYAALGLADLGLE, from the coding sequence GTGAGCACCAACGACTCCCACATCGCCCGCCTGGCCGAGCTCGTCAACGAGCTGTCCGTCGTCCGCGGCAAGGTCACCCTCGCCTCCGGCCTCGAGTCCGACTTCTACGTGGACATGCGCCGCGCCACCCTCCACCACGAGGCCGCGCCTCTCATCGGCCACGTCATGCTCGACATGCTGGAGGAGGCCGGTCTGGGCACCGATGAGATCGATGCCGTCGGCGGCCTGACCATGGGGGCCGACCCCGTGGCCGCCTCCATGCTGCACGCCGCCGCCTCGCGCGGCCTGGACCTGGACGCCTTCGTCGTGCGCAAGGCCGCCAAGGACCACGGCATGCGCCGTCGCATCGAGGGCCCCGACGTCACCGGGTGCTCCGTCGTCGTCCTGGAGGACACCTCCACCACCGGGGGTTCTCCGCTGGAGGCCGTCGAGGCACTGCGCGAGGCGGGCGCCGACGTGCGGGCCGTCGCCGTCATCGTGGACCGGGCCACCGGTGCTCGCGAGCGCATCGAGGCCGCGGGGCTGCCCTACTATGCGGCGCTCGGCCTGGCCGACCTCGGCCTGGAGTGA
- a CDS encoding ABC transporter substrate-binding protein, with translation MRLISRRSMLGGTAAIAVAATLAACSKGSSGSDGDGGVYFLNFKPESEQAFKDIAAAYTKKTGVAVKVVTAASGTYEQTLKSEVAKSNPPTLFNLNGPVGYGNWKEYASDLSDADFTKQMTDESLALKGDEGKVVGVPLAIEGYGIIYNAAILNKYFAMEGAKATAVDQIKGFDKLKEVVEDMQSKKADLGIEGVFAATSLSPGEDWRWQTHLANYPVYYEYRDAKVDDLDELKLTYSDNYKQIFDLYLNNSTIAPTEASAKTVTDSMADFALGKAAMVQNGNWGWSQISEVSGNTVKAEDVHFLPIYVGVSGEDKSNIAIGTENYLTINSQVSDDAQKATKDFLTWLFTDAEGSKLAAEKLSIIAPYKAYAELAPSDPLGKEVAAAITNKDLTPVKWVFPTFPSQDFKDQLGQHLAQYASGSSDWAKVKEFFVTTWASEKKSAKEG, from the coding sequence ATGCGACTCATCTCCCGCCGCTCCATGCTGGGCGGAACCGCTGCGATCGCCGTCGCCGCCACCCTGGCGGCCTGCTCCAAGGGCTCGTCCGGCTCCGACGGCGATGGGGGCGTTTACTTCCTCAACTTCAAGCCCGAGTCGGAGCAGGCCTTCAAGGACATCGCGGCCGCCTACACCAAGAAGACCGGCGTGGCCGTCAAGGTCGTCACCGCCGCCTCTGGCACCTACGAGCAGACCCTGAAGTCCGAGGTCGCCAAGTCCAACCCGCCCACCCTGTTCAACCTCAACGGCCCCGTGGGCTACGGGAACTGGAAGGAGTACGCCTCCGACCTGTCCGACGCCGACTTCACCAAGCAGATGACGGACGAGTCCCTGGCCCTCAAGGGCGACGAGGGCAAGGTCGTGGGTGTACCGCTGGCCATCGAGGGCTACGGCATCATCTACAACGCCGCCATCCTCAACAAGTACTTCGCCATGGAGGGCGCCAAGGCCACCGCCGTCGACCAGATCAAGGGCTTCGACAAGCTCAAGGAGGTCGTCGAGGACATGCAGTCCAAGAAGGCCGACCTCGGCATCGAGGGCGTCTTCGCCGCGACCTCCCTGTCCCCGGGCGAGGACTGGCGCTGGCAGACCCACCTGGCCAACTACCCGGTCTACTACGAGTACCGCGATGCCAAGGTCGACGACCTCGACGAGCTCAAGCTGACCTACTCGGACAACTACAAGCAGATCTTCGATCTCTACCTCAACAACTCCACGATCGCCCCCACCGAGGCCAGCGCCAAGACGGTCACCGACTCCATGGCCGACTTCGCCCTGGGCAAGGCGGCCATGGTCCAGAACGGCAACTGGGGCTGGTCGCAGATCTCTGAGGTCTCCGGCAACACGGTCAAGGCCGAGGACGTCCACTTCCTGCCGATCTACGTCGGCGTATCCGGCGAGGACAAGAGCAACATCGCCATCGGCACCGAGAACTACCTGACGATCAACTCCCAGGTCTCCGACGACGCCCAGAAGGCCACCAAGGACTTCCTCACCTGGCTGTTCACCGACGCCGAGGGCTCCAAGCTCGCCGCTGAGAAGCTCAGCATCATCGCGCCCTACAAGGCCTACGCCGAGCTGGCCCCCTCCGACCCGCTGGGCAAGGAGGTCGCCGCGGCCATCACCAACAAGGACCTCACTCCCGTCAAGTGGGTCTTCCCGACCTTCCCGAGCCAGGACTTCAAGGACCAGCTCGGCCAGCACCTGGCTCAGTACGCCTCTGGTAGCTCGGACTGGGCGAAAGTCAAGGAGTTCTTTGTGACCACCTGGGCCTCTGAGAAGAAGTCGGCCAAGGAGGGCTGA
- a CDS encoding TrmH family RNA methyltransferase: MDQPVDLPEGEHRPATSTRAPVSSPELSASPAAPALSLEEDRPADVRQVGVGPWPGGAEIWPTDPRYDRELLAGGDRRNVVDRYRYWTIAAIRADLAARAHRLHIAIENVSQDLNIGSIVRSANAFNVAGVHIIGRRRWNKRGAMVTNRYLDVRHHPEPGELLDWAAAGGYEVIGIDNGPGAQPLESAALPERCLMVFGSEGEGISAELSAGCARLLRIGQYGSTRSINVAAAAAVAMHTWILQHAGPAPD; encoded by the coding sequence ATGGATCAGCCCGTCGACCTGCCCGAGGGGGAGCACCGGCCCGCGACGTCCACCCGGGCTCCGGTATCGTCCCCCGAGCTCTCGGCGTCCCCCGCGGCTCCTGCGCTGAGCCTGGAGGAGGATCGGCCCGCCGATGTCCGACAGGTCGGCGTCGGGCCCTGGCCCGGCGGAGCCGAGATCTGGCCCACCGACCCCCGCTACGACCGTGAGCTGCTCGCGGGAGGCGACCGGCGCAACGTCGTCGACCGCTACCGCTACTGGACCATCGCGGCGATCCGCGCCGACCTGGCCGCCCGAGCCCACCGGCTGCACATCGCCATCGAGAACGTCAGTCAGGACCTCAACATCGGCTCCATCGTGCGCAGCGCCAACGCCTTCAACGTCGCCGGCGTCCACATCATCGGCCGACGCCGCTGGAACAAGCGCGGTGCCATGGTCACCAACCGCTACCTGGACGTGCGCCACCACCCCGAGCCCGGCGAGCTGCTCGACTGGGCGGCGGCAGGCGGCTACGAGGTCATCGGCATTGACAACGGCCCCGGAGCGCAGCCCCTCGAGAGCGCCGCACTGCCCGAACGGTGCCTCATGGTCTTCGGCTCCGAGGGCGAGGGCATCAGTGCTGAGCTGAGCGCCGGCTGCGCCCGTCTGCTGCGCATCGGCCAGTACGGCTCCACCCGCTCCATCAACGTGGCCGCCGCGGCGGCCGTGGCCATGCACACCTGGATCCTCCAGCACGCGGGCCCCGCCCCGGACTGA